CCGCGAGCGTGCCGGACCTGCGGTGCCCGACGGCGGAGCAGAAAGAGAAGCGCGAGCGGGCACTGGAAGAGCGTAAAGAGCGGCGGGCGGAGTTGGCCGAACAGGGTTAGTCGGCCTCGTGGACCTTCTCGCCGCGATGCAACCGCTCGGCAATCGTGAACGTCTGTTCGGCCGAGCGTCGCGTGGGTGAGTGCGCGGACACGTAGCGCGCGGTGGCGACCAGATGCGTGCGCGCCCGCTCGGGGTCGTCGGTCAGGTCGAACTGCGCGAACGCCGCCTCGACGTTCTGGAGCGTGTGGAAGTCGGCGTCCTCCCGGAGTAGCCCCTCGCCGAGGACGCGCTTGAGTTCGGCCGGGTCGCCGCCCTCGCGGAGATACGCCGCGACTAACTTCCCGGCCCTATCGACCTCGCCCTCCCCGTCGAAGACGCCGAGCAGTTCCTCGCGGAGGTCGTCGGGGGCCTCGACCTCGGTCCCGTCGGGAATCGGCGTCGGCGGCGTGTTGAGGAACCGGTCGAGGTAGACGCTGGTCGCGCCAGCGAATGCGCCGCGGTACGCGGCCATCGAGTCGGCGGTGGCCGCCGAGTCGGTCCGGCGGGCCGCCTGCTGGACCGCGTTGGCGTAGGTGTAGGTGTGGTGGACCGTGTTCCAGTCGTCGAACTCGTTGGAGGTGCCGAAGTGCGCGACCCGGCGACCCGCGGCCTGCGCGACTTCGCCCGCGAGTTCTTCGGGAGTCGCGCCGTCCCGCACCGCGTCTTTCATCGTCGTGACGATTTCCTCGGGGTCGTCGCCGAGCAGGGTGTCGGTGAAGTCCTCGGGCGCGTCCCACGGCTCGCCCGCGCCCGCCTCGGCGAGGTCCGGCAGTTCGTCGTCGGCGTCGAAGGTGAGTCGGGCCACGTCGATGGGTTGTCGCCACGAGGAGCGTTCCTCCGAGCGCGTGGCGTCGGTGAGTCGGGGAATCACGCTCGGCAGAACCGCCTCGGCGTGGTCCCACCCCACGCGGTCCAGCGCCTCGCACGCCTTGTTCACGAAGTCGAAGGTGTGTCCCGCGTCCATGTAGAGGTGGTCGGTCGCCGCCAGATAGAGGATGTCCGCGACTTCCTCGGGTTCGAGCGTGGCGATGGCAGTCTGGAGGCACCGCTCGGCACCGTCTCGGTCCCGAACCTCGACGGTCTCGCGGAACCAGTCTTCGAGTCGGTCGCGCGAGAGGTCACGCACCGAGAACGAGGGTTGCTCGAACCGCGGCGGTTCGCCCCGACAGTCCTCGGCGACCCGGTAGAGACCGGTGTAAAGCGCCCGGCGTTGGTCGTCGGGACGCAACTCGTCGTGGAGGTTCGCCATCGCCGAGAGGATAGTCAGGCCCGAACTCCACCCGTCCTCGCGGTAGCGCGCGCCGAAGGTCAGGCCCTCCCGGAGCGGGTCGGTGTAGGCCACGCCCTCGTCGGCGAGTCCGACGACCGACTTGGCGAGGACGAGTCGAAGGCTCTCTTCCAACCCGGTCCGAAGCCGGTTCGTCCAGTGTTCGACCGGCGGCAGGTCGGGGTCCGGGGACGGGTTCACGAACACCTCGCCGTCCCGGACTTCGACCGGAAAGCTCTGCACGTCGTCGGCCCACGGGTCGAAAGTGTCGCCGCAGGAGAGTTCGAACCGGGCGTGGTGCCAGTGGCAGGTCAGGATGCCGTCGTCCACGGTGCCGTCCGCGAGCGGAAAGCCCATGTGCGGACACCGGTTGTCCACGGCCCGAAACTCCCCCTCGTGGTGGAACAGCGCGATTGCCCGGCCGCCCGCCCGCGCCACGGTTCGGCCCTCTTCGCGGAGTTCGTCGGCGTCACCGACGCCGACGAACCCCGGTTTCTCGGACGCTGAGTCTTCCGTCGCCATGAAGTGAGGTTCGGTAGCGTCCCTCAAAACGGTTCGCTGAACACAGTTTTTGTACCGAGAGCGATACGACCGGGGCGGCACACGCGACCTAAACGACCGGTGTCGCCGACGCTACTCCGCCTCGTCGTGGAGGTGACACGCCGCCGGGTGCCCGGTGGGGGTCTCGTGGAGTTCCGGCGGGTCGCGCTCGCAAATCGTCTCGAACTCGTCGGCAAGCAGAGCGCGCGCGCCCTCGGCGTCGTCGGCGACCAGCGAGTCGATGGCCGACGATAGCACCGCCTCGGCCCCGGAGTCCCCGAGTTCGTCCGGGAGGTCGAATCGCTCGCGGACGACCCGCCGCAGGTCCGCGTCCGAGGCGTCGGCGTCGGTCGTGCGCGCCGACTCCCGGAGCGTCTCGGCGTCGAAGTCGTCGCCTGCGAGCGCGACCCGGAAGTCCATCACGGCCCGCCAGTCGGCCTGCTCGAAGTCGTAGCCCTCGGGCGGAACGACTTCGGGACAGCGCGTGTGGAACCGACACCCCGAAGGCGGGTCCGACGGCGAGGGCACGTCTCCGGAGAGGCGCGCACCCCCGCCTCGCTGGTCGGGGTCGGGCGCGGGCACCGACGACACCAGCGCCCGCGTGTAGGGATGTCGGGGGTCGGCCAGCACCTCGTCGGTGGGTCCGAGTTCCACGATTTCGCCCAGATACATGACAGCCACCCGGTCGCATATCTCGCGGACGACGGCCATGTCGTGGCTGATGAGCAGGATTCCGAGGTCGAACTCGCGCTGGAGGTCGGCCAGCAACGAGAGGATTCCGGCCTGCACCGACACGTCAAGCGCCGAGACGGGTTCGTCGGCGACCAGCAGGTCGGGATTCAAGACGAGGGAGCGCGCGAGGGCGGCGCGCTGTTTCTGGCCGCCGGAGAACTCGTGGGGGTAGCGGTCGGCGTCGTCGGCCGACAGGCCCACTCGCTCCAGCAGGTCGGCGACGATTTCGCGCCGCCGAGTTCTATCGTCGAGGCCGTGAATCGCGAGTGGTTCGGCCACCGACTCGCCGACGGTCATCCGCGGGTCGAAACTCGACGTGGGGTCCTGAAACACCATCCCGACCCGTCGCCGGAAGTCCCGGCGGTCGGCGTCGTCGCGGCCCGCGACCGGGGTCCCGTCGAACGAGACCCGCCCGGCGGTCGGATTCTCCAGTCCCATCAGGGTCGTGGCGACGGTCGATTTGCCGCATCCGGACTCGCCGACCAGTCCGACCGTCTCGCCGCGCGCCACGTCGAAGCTCACGCCGTCCACCGCCCGGATTCTGCCGGTTTCTCGGTTGAGCGGTCCCTCGGTGACGGGGTAGTGCTTCGTCAGGTCTCGGACCGACAGCAGAGAGTCTGTCAGCGGGTCTGTCGGCGAGTCAGTCATCGTCGCCCTCCCTCGTGACCGCGGCGGCGGAGACCGACTCGGCGAGGTCGGCGGGGTCGGGGAGGTCCGCGGGGTCGCGGTCCGGGCCGTAGAACACGCACGAAGCGCAGTGGTCGGCGGCGTTCTCGGACTCCGGGTCAGTCCCGTACAGCGGAGGTTGGTCGCCGGACTCGCACGCGGCGACGGAGGCGGTGCATCGCGGGTGGAACCGACAGCCATCGGGCGGGTCGGTCGGGTCGATGGGGTCGCCCGGAATCGGGTCGAGCGCCGACCCCACGCCCGGCAGACAGCCCATCAGAGCGCGGGTGTAGGGGTGGCTCGGCGAGTCGAAGACTTCCGAGACGCCGCCGCGTTCCATCACCTTCCCGCCGTACATGACGACGATTTGGTCCGCGACCTGCGCGGCGACCCCGAGGTCGTGGGTGACGAACAGGACGCCAACGTCGCGTTCCTCGCGGAGTTCGCCCAAGAGGTCGAGGATTTGGGCCTGAATCGTCACGTCGAGCGCCGTGGTGGGTTCGTCGCAGACGAGGAGTTCGGGGTCGCCCGAGAGCGCCATGGCGATGACGACGCGCTGTTTCATCCCGCCCGAGAACTCGTGAGGGTAGTCGTCGTACCGGGCCGCGGCCTCCGGGATGCCCACCCTGTCGAGCAGGTCGATTGCCACCTCGCGGGGCGACTCGTCGGACAGGTCCGACGAGTCGCGGTTTCGCACGACGGCCTCCCGGAGTTGCGCGCCGACGGAGTACACCGGGTCGAGTGCGCCCTGCGGGTTCTGGAAGACGTGGGCGATTCGCTCGCCGCGAACGTCGCGGAGTTCCGACTCCGAGAGGTCGAGCAGGTTCCGGCCGTCGAACCGGATTTCGCCGTCGAGGTCCGCGGGGACGAGGCGGGTGAGTGCTTCGCAGGTGACGGTCTTTCCCGACCCCGACTCGCCGACGAGACAGACCGTCTCGCCCGCGTGGAGGTCGAAGCTCACGCCGTCCACCGCGCGGACTTCGCCCGACCCGGCACCGCCCGACTCGTCCGCGCCCGAACCCCCATCGCTCTCCGCGCCCGGTTCGCCAGCGAACCGGGCGCGGAGATTCCGGACCGACAGCAGGGGGTCGCTCATCGATGCCCCCCGTCGGAGTGGCCGTCGGTTCGCGGGTCCAGCACGTCCCGGAGCGCATCGCCGAGGAGGTTGAGCGAGACCACGGTAGCGACGAGAAAGCCGACCGGCGCGGCCACGCCCCACCACACCAGCGTCGGGAAGTTGTCGTCGTGGATGCTGGTCTCGACGAGGTAGCCCCACGACTGGCCCTGCATCGGGCCGAGACCGAGGTACGACAGCGTGGTCTCCACGATGAGGAGCATCGGAATCTGGAGCGTGATGGCCGTCACCACCGCGTTCGAGACGTTGGGCATCAGGTGGCGGCGGACGACCGCGAGGCGACTACTCCCGGCGGCGCGGGCGGCCCTCACGTACCCGGTTTCGCGCTTCTTGAGCGCCTCGCTCCGGACGAGTCGGGCGACCCCGCCCCAGTTGAGCAGGCCGAAGACGACGACCATCAGCAGGAGGCTTCCGCCGTAGACGACCTGCGCGACGAGGTAGACGAAGAAGGCGGGGATGACCTGCTGGAGGTCCACGTAGCGCATCAACAGCGAATCGACCCGACCGCCGAACTGGGCCGCGACGGTGCCGACGACGGTGGCGACGGGGACGAGAATCATCCCGGAGACGAACGCGAGTTTCAACTCGACGCGCGCGCCGCGGGCCACGAACGCCAGCACGTCCTTGCCGGTGTTGGTCGTCCCGAGAGGGTGGAGCAGGGTCCCCCAGCACTTCCCGTTCGAGACCGGACCGTGGCAGGTCGTGACCGCGAACTCCGAGACGCTGGTGCCGACCGGTGGCTGGTAGATGGGGATGCCGTACCGGGACTCGGCCGCGCCCATCCCCATCGGCGCGGTCTCGGGGTCGCCCAGAATCACCGGCCCGACCAGCGCGAAGAGGACGAAAAAGACCAACCATCCGAGGCTGGCGACGGCGAGTCGGTCTTGCCGGAGTTGCCGCCAGTAGCGCCGCGTCAGTTGCCGGTTGCGCGCCAGCGGAACCACGACGTAGCACGCGAACGCCGCGACCCCGACCAGCGAAAGCCAGTCGAGCGGCGTCGGCGACCACCCGGCCGCCAGCGGTCCGTCGGCGACGAGGTAGTCGTAGGCGAACGCCGCGAGGAGGAGACCGACCGCCGCCAGAAACGCGAGGGTCCGCGCCGCCGGAAGTCGCCGCCCGCGGTCCACCGCCGACCAATCGACCGACTCGAACGTCGCCCGGTCGCCGGAGTCGGTCGCCACGGGCTACCGCACCTCCCGCGAGACGGTCGCCCGCCGAAGTACGTACGCTGACATTTGATTTGCGAAGTCATAGCAAGATTACTAAAGGGTTTGGATTGGCGGCGGAGCGAGGGGTTCCGGGACAGCCGACGACGTAGACGAGTACGACCTCGGGAACCAGTTTCAATCCCGTGGTGGGTTTTCTGGGTCCTGCAACATCCGACAGTCGATATTGGTCCCGGCAGTATCTTTCGACCGGTTTCAATCCCGTGGTGGGTTTTCTGGGTCCTGCAACCTGACTGGGGTTGTCGCGCTGGATGACCCACCAGTCGAGGTTTCAATCCCGTGGTGGGTTTTCTGGGTCCTGCAACGACCGAAGACAGCGTACCAGCCTTCGCGGATGTTTCAATCCCGTGGTGGGTTTTCTGGGTCCTGCAACGGGGGGTGATATTTCGCCCATAGCCGAAATAAAGCTTTCTCACGCGCTCGAATCGACTCCGCGCTTCGTGGACCCCCGCTGTACACGGACCTTAAAAAGGTCCACGAAGACCGGCAGGCCGCGCCGACGGCGATTCGCCGTCGGCGCGGACAGACTTCGCTGGCCGACAGCGACCGCTGACGGGCGACTCCCACCGACCATCGCGACGAATCCGGTCCATCGCGCCTCGGCGTCGTCGTCTGTAGGCGACGACGCCGAGGCGGCAGGGACAGGCAAACAATTCCTTAAACAATGTATAGAATTGTTAAAGACATGTTTTTATCCCTTTACTACGGAGTCCGTTCGCCGACCCCCGCGAGTCGTATCAGGACGGTAAACTTTAACAATCCGGTGTGAGATTCACAGCCAAGACCCGTGAACGACACCCACTGGTTCCTCCTCAAGCGAGTCGCGTGGACGGCGTTTGCCGCCTACCTGATACTCTCGGGGGCGTTCTTCGTCTTCGCGTACACGCCCGACCCGAACGAGGCCCTCGTCTCGTTCGCGGCCGCGGACCCGAGCGACCCCGCGAACATGTCCGAGGACTCCAAGCAGGCCGTCGCCGCCTACGAACAGGCCCGGAACTACGACGAACCCGTCTTCCAGCGGTACGCCGACTGGATGGTGGGGTACGCTACCCTCGACTGGGGCCGGTCGGTGACGACTGGCGGACCCGTCACCGACGCGCTGGCCGACCGCATCCCGGTGACGCTGGCGTATCTCGTGCCCGCCGTCGTCGTCTCGACGCTACTGGGCGTCGGCGTGGGGCTGGTCTCGGCGATGCGACCGAACGGCGTCGTTGACCGGGTGAGCGCGGCGCTGAGTTACGTCGGACTCGGCGTGCCGGGGTTCGTCCTCGGCGAACTCCTGTTGGTCGCGTCCATCCTTCACTTCTCGTGGTATCGGGCGTACTACGACCCGCGGTACGGTCTCTGGACCGCAGAGAATCTGGTCTCGCTGGCGCTCCCGGCGTTCGTGGTCGCGCTGAACCTGTTGGCGGCCCAAGCGCGCTACGCCCGCGCGGAGTCCCGCGAGTACCTGCTCGCCGAGTTCGTCAAGACTCTGCGGGCCAGCGGTGCCGACGCTCGGACCATCGGCCGCCACGTCCTACGAAACGCCGCGCTACCGCTGTTGACGGTGTTCTTCGCCGAACTGCTCACCGTGCTGTTTCTGACCGTCTACGTCGTGGAAGTCGTGTTCCGGGTTCCGGGCGTCGGCCAGTTGGCGTATCAGGCCATCGAGCAGCGGGACATCGGTCTGATTCTGGCGACGACGCTCCTCCCGGCGTTCGTCGCGCTACTGGGGAACCTGTTTCAGGACTTCGCGTACACCCTGCTGGACCCGCGGGTCGGCGACGAGACGTAGAGCAGAGCGTTCAGGCCGCTTCCTTCAGGTCCTCGTAGCGTTCTTCGAACTGCGACTGGCACGACGAACAGCAGAACTGGTAGAGTTCACCGTCGATGTGCGAGGATTCGCCCTCGCTGGTGACGGAGTTGCCACACTCGTCGCACTCCAGCGCGAACTCGACGCCGCGCGGTTCGGGGTGCCACGCCGAGTCTTCGAGCAGTTTCACGTCGTACTCGCGCACCGCGTCGATGTCGATGGCGTCCGTGAGTAGCGGTTCGACCGCCCCGTCTCGGAGGCGAGCGTGGAAGATGACGTTGCCGTCGGCAGTCACGAAGAGGTGTTCGACGCCGTCGATGCCTTCGACGCCGTTCCGGACCTCCGAGACGCGGCCGGGTTCGACGTGGAGGTCCACGAGGACTGCAACTCCGTCCGAGAGGAGCGACCGGTCTAAGTCCACCGTGAACCGCTTGACGACGCCGAGGTCCCGGAGTCGGTCGATGCGGTCCGAGACGGTCGGTGGCGAGAGGTTCACCGCGTCCGCGATTTCGTTGTACGGTCGGCGGGCGTCCGCAACCAGCAGTTGCAGAATTTCGAGGTCGGTTTCGTCGAGTTCTCGCATTATCAAAGGGATTATCCCCCCATCATAGAAACACCTTTCGTCATATCACGGAAGTAGTGTGAGAAATCAAGAAGGAGTCGCCGTACGGGTCAATTCCGTAGTTTAGGCGTGCGAGCGTACGGTACGGTCTCTCTCACTCTGCTTGCACCGGATTGCGCTCCGCACGGGCCTGCTCGATTCGCTCCCGGAGGGCGGCGTTGAGGTGGCGGCGCGGCCCGAGACGGCGGCGCGGCCGGAGGCGATACCGCGGCCGGGAGTCGGGCCGCGATTTCGGGTGCCGACCGGTCGGCGACTTCGAAGTCGTAGCGCGCGACTCGGACCCCAGCGACCGTCTCGCGCGCGCGCACGTCCACCCCGGCGGCGCGTGAGAACCGACACGTCGCGGTCCGGGGTGTCTCGCTCTCGGAGACGGCGACTCGACCGGCGACGGTGGACGTGGAGTCCGTCCTCTACGAGAACCGGTGGGTCGCTGGGTCGCCCTCGGCGTAGCCGTTCGCTTGGACCGCAGTCGTCAGGACCATCGCCGTCTCGAACACCGACGAGAGAACGTGCGAATCGACCAGCCATCGGGCGGTCTGGTCCACGTCGCGGTCCAACCAGAAGGCGTTGACCATGACGCCTCTTGGAGTTGAAGGGAGTTACCGACGTTGGCGAGGAGCGAGGCGAAGTGAACGGAGTCACGA
Above is a genomic segment from Halorussus caseinilyticus containing:
- a CDS encoding ABC transporter permease, with protein sequence MNDTHWFLLKRVAWTAFAAYLILSGAFFVFAYTPDPNEALVSFAAADPSDPANMSEDSKQAVAAYEQARNYDEPVFQRYADWMVGYATLDWGRSVTTGGPVTDALADRIPVTLAYLVPAVVVSTLLGVGVGLVSAMRPNGVVDRVSAALSYVGLGVPGFVLGELLLVASILHFSWYRAYYDPRYGLWTAENLVSLALPAFVVALNLLAAQARYARAESREYLLAEFVKTLRASGADARTIGRHVLRNAALPLLTVFFAELLTVLFLTVYVVEVVFRVPGVGQLAYQAIEQRDIGLILATTLLPAFVALLGNLFQDFAYTLLDPRVGDET
- a CDS encoding ABC transporter ATP-binding protein produces the protein MTDSPTDPLTDSLLSVRDLTKHYPVTEGPLNRETGRIRAVDGVSFDVARGETVGLVGESGCGKSTVATTLMGLENPTAGRVSFDGTPVAGRDDADRRDFRRRVGMVFQDPTSSFDPRMTVGESVAEPLAIHGLDDRTRRREIVADLLERVGLSADDADRYPHEFSGGQKQRAALARSLVLNPDLLVADEPVSALDVSVQAGILSLLADLQREFDLGILLISHDMAVVREICDRVAVMYLGEIVELGPTDEVLADPRHPYTRALVSSVPAPDPDQRGGGARLSGDVPSPSDPPSGCRFHTRCPEVVPPEGYDFEQADWRAVMDFRVALAGDDFDAETLRESARTTDADASDADLRRVVRERFDLPDELGDSGAEAVLSSAIDSLVADDAEGARALLADEFETICERDPPELHETPTGHPAACHLHDEAE
- a CDS encoding ABC transporter permease; the protein is MATDSGDRATFESVDWSAVDRGRRLPAARTLAFLAAVGLLLAAFAYDYLVADGPLAAGWSPTPLDWLSLVGVAAFACYVVVPLARNRQLTRRYWRQLRQDRLAVASLGWLVFFVLFALVGPVILGDPETAPMGMGAAESRYGIPIYQPPVGTSVSEFAVTTCHGPVSNGKCWGTLLHPLGTTNTGKDVLAFVARGARVELKLAFVSGMILVPVATVVGTVAAQFGGRVDSLLMRYVDLQQVIPAFFVYLVAQVVYGGSLLLMVVVFGLLNWGGVARLVRSEALKKRETGYVRAARAAGSSRLAVVRRHLMPNVSNAVVTAITLQIPMLLIVETTLSYLGLGPMQGQSWGYLVETSIHDDNFPTLVWWGVAAPVGFLVATVVSLNLLGDALRDVLDPRTDGHSDGGHR
- a CDS encoding AsnC family transcriptional regulator translates to MRELDETDLEILQLLVADARRPYNEIADAVNLSPPTVSDRIDRLRDLGVVKRFTVDLDRSLLSDGVAVLVDLHVEPGRVSEVRNGVEGIDGVEHLFVTADGNVIFHARLRDGAVEPLLTDAIDIDAVREYDVKLLEDSAWHPEPRGVEFALECDECGNSVTSEGESSHIDGELYQFCCSSCQSQFEERYEDLKEAA
- a CDS encoding Rieske (2Fe-2S) protein, yielding MATEDSASEKPGFVGVGDADELREEGRTVARAGGRAIALFHHEGEFRAVDNRCPHMGFPLADGTVDDGILTCHWHHARFELSCGDTFDPWADDVQSFPVEVRDGEVFVNPSPDPDLPPVEHWTNRLRTGLEESLRLVLAKSVVGLADEGVAYTDPLREGLTFGARYREDGWSSGLTILSAMANLHDELRPDDQRRALYTGLYRVAEDCRGEPPRFEQPSFSVRDLSRDRLEDWFRETVEVRDRDGAERCLQTAIATLEPEEVADILYLAATDHLYMDAGHTFDFVNKACEALDRVGWDHAEAVLPSVIPRLTDATRSEERSSWRQPIDVARLTFDADDELPDLAEAGAGEPWDAPEDFTDTLLGDDPEEIVTTMKDAVRDGATPEELAGEVAQAAGRRVAHFGTSNEFDDWNTVHHTYTYANAVQQAARRTDSAATADSMAAYRGAFAGATSVYLDRFLNTPPTPIPDGTEVEAPDDLREELLGVFDGEGEVDRAGKLVAAYLREGGDPAELKRVLGEGLLREDADFHTLQNVEAAFAQFDLTDDPERARTHLVATARYVSAHSPTRRSAEQTFTIAERLHRGEKVHEAD
- a CDS encoding ABC transporter ATP-binding protein translates to MSDPLLSVRNLRARFAGEPGAESDGGSGADESGGAGSGEVRAVDGVSFDLHAGETVCLVGESGSGKTVTCEALTRLVPADLDGEIRFDGRNLLDLSESELRDVRGERIAHVFQNPQGALDPVYSVGAQLREAVVRNRDSSDLSDESPREVAIDLLDRVGIPEAAARYDDYPHEFSGGMKQRVVIAMALSGDPELLVCDEPTTALDVTIQAQILDLLGELREERDVGVLFVTHDLGVAAQVADQIVVMYGGKVMERGGVSEVFDSPSHPYTRALMGCLPGVGSALDPIPGDPIDPTDPPDGCRFHPRCTASVAACESGDQPPLYGTDPESENAADHCASCVFYGPDRDPADLPDPADLAESVSAAAVTREGDDD